The Candidatus Hydrogenedentota bacterium genome has a segment encoding these proteins:
- a CDS encoding potassium transporter TrkG translates to ASIMTTTGFCTVDFNTWPYFARMLLVVLMFVGGCAGSTGGGIKVVRFVILLKMAYARLKQTFRPKMVRAVRVSGHVVDDGVQQTVYSFFVLYLLWFVGGSLFMSLLGLPFQTAVSSVAATLNNVGPGLSAVGAVENYAFLPTVGKVFLSLCMVLGRLELVSIMVLFMPSFWRRA, encoded by the coding sequence TGGCGTCGATCATGACGACAACAGGTTTCTGCACCGTTGATTTCAATACATGGCCGTATTTTGCCCGCATGCTGCTGGTGGTATTGATGTTTGTGGGGGGGTGCGCAGGCTCGACAGGCGGCGGAATCAAGGTTGTGCGATTTGTTATTCTGCTGAAGATGGCCTACGCCCGACTGAAGCAAACGTTCCGGCCCAAGATGGTGCGCGCCGTGCGTGTCAGCGGGCATGTAGTCGATGACGGGGTTCAGCAGACGGTCTACAGTTTCTTTGTGCTGTATCTCCTGTGGTTTGTTGGAGGCAGCCTGTTCATGTCGCTGTTGGGGTTGCCGTTTCAGACCGCCGTCAGTTCAGTTGCTGCGACGCTGAACAACGTCGGTCCCGGCCTCTCCGCAGTTGGCGCCGTTGAGAACTACGCGTTCCTGCCCACAGTGGGCAAGGTATTTCTTTCGCTCTGTATGGTGCTTGGCCGTCTCGAACTAGTCAGTATCATGGTGCTCTTTATGCCGTCGTTCTGGAGGCGCGCCTGA
- a CDS encoding type II secretion system F family protein, with product MLITLSRFARDGWWLGAILLTAAPLLAKRSLQSDTGKRLCATTSLRLSFLRNLVRKAEVAAFSRTLATLLSSGLPIVNALRITASTLKDPLYSEALQRMGQSVRDGDLLSAALSKEPLFPDMTANIAEVGEKSGDLSGALQYLAQENEREVDREVRVLMTLLEPAMIPFLGTVVGFIVLAMLLPIFNLGDALQV from the coding sequence GTGCTGATCACCCTTAGTCGGTTTGCCCGGGATGGATGGTGGTTGGGGGCTATCCTTCTCACTGCAGCCCCGCTTCTCGCGAAACGGTCGCTGCAGTCAGACACTGGTAAGCGCCTTTGTGCCACAACATCGCTCAGGCTCTCCTTCCTCCGGAATCTCGTCCGCAAGGCCGAAGTCGCCGCCTTCTCCCGCACGCTCGCCACGCTGCTGTCGAGCGGACTTCCCATAGTCAACGCACTTCGAATCACTGCGTCCACGCTCAAGGACCCTTTGTACAGCGAGGCGCTTCAGCGAATGGGGCAATCCGTACGGGACGGAGATCTCCTCAGCGCGGCACTCTCCAAAGAGCCTCTGTTTCCCGATATGACCGCAAACATAGCCGAGGTCGGAGAAAAGAGTGGCGACTTGAGCGGTGCCCTGCAATACCTCGCCCAAGAGAACGAGCGCGAAGTGGACCGCGAAGTTCGAGTGCTCATGACGCTGCTCGAACCGGCCATGATCCCTTTTCTGGGCACGGTGGTCGGATTCATCGTCCTCGCCATGCTGTTGCCGATATTCAATCTTGGCGACGCGCTGCAGGTCTGA
- a CDS encoding DUF4261 domain-containing protein: MAIGISMIMLTGDTPIRVGAVQQNLSLNWPQLSIATQTKETDGTISFQIDETMVIMGKMPAPIPWRDLEGPCSTSFLWRNATHEVKQHSLHWLVTIMGNLEPVPLSNLLTQVTAAAMAACPPAIGVYWPNAALVIPKRIFIDFAKDVLPKGPPLYIWVDFRVGKDSEKTSAGFTHGMQALGHMEFETQQFPEPPPELHERLMALARYVIENGPVIRDGDTVGNDAEEHVRVIYSPSAFGHPDKVMRPIYESPTPRAC; this comes from the coding sequence ATGGCGATCGGAATCTCGATGATCATGCTGACAGGCGACACGCCCATACGAGTGGGCGCCGTGCAGCAGAATCTATCTTTAAACTGGCCGCAGCTCTCAATCGCCACCCAAACCAAAGAAACGGATGGGACGATATCGTTTCAAATTGACGAAACCATGGTCATTATGGGAAAGATGCCGGCTCCCATTCCCTGGAGAGACCTCGAGGGGCCGTGTTCAACGAGCTTCCTCTGGCGAAACGCAACGCACGAGGTGAAACAACATTCCCTGCATTGGCTCGTCACAATCATGGGGAATCTGGAGCCTGTTCCGCTTTCAAACCTGTTGACACAAGTCACGGCGGCAGCCATGGCGGCGTGTCCGCCGGCGATCGGCGTCTACTGGCCAAACGCAGCGCTGGTCATACCCAAGAGAATCTTCATTGATTTCGCCAAAGACGTCCTGCCCAAAGGCCCCCCGCTTTACATCTGGGTCGATTTCCGGGTTGGCAAGGATTCCGAGAAGACAAGCGCTGGATTCACTCACGGCATGCAAGCACTCGGGCATATGGAGTTCGAGACGCAACAGTTTCCCGAACCGCCCCCGGAACTGCACGAGAGACTCATGGCCCTCGCGCGTTACGTCATCGAAAACGGCCCCGTCATCCGCGACGGCGACACCGTGGGCAATGACGCCGAAGAACACGTCCGCGTCATTTACTCCCCCTCCGCATTTGGCCACCCGGACAAGGTCATGCGGCCAATATACGAAAGCCCCACCCCACGCGCGTGCTGA
- a CDS encoding FHA domain-containing protein, whose product MKKAGYPDCLVVINGPEDGAEFPIARAPIYIGKDPQCAVNLRLDSAIQGYHARVTAVSDGYRIRSIGGAPVFVGGKRVGTLVSRIVRDGEQMQVGNTLMTLECAPDGLASRSRGMPSESDIAWLLRQVADFTVRAGRWSGRFLVNAFRESTHHWKFFTLLGALIVYLVYPPFRDGVNHVVGMAWDFVKSLMP is encoded by the coding sequence ATGAAGAAAGCAGGATATCCCGACTGCCTTGTGGTCATCAACGGCCCGGAAGATGGCGCCGAATTCCCCATCGCGCGCGCACCCATCTACATTGGCAAGGACCCCCAATGCGCGGTCAACCTTCGTTTGGACAGTGCCATCCAGGGCTACCATGCCCGCGTAACCGCGGTATCAGACGGGTACCGTATCCGAAGTATCGGCGGCGCCCCCGTATTCGTCGGGGGCAAACGGGTCGGCACCTTGGTCTCCCGCATCGTGCGCGACGGCGAACAGATGCAAGTTGGCAACACCCTCATGACCCTTGAATGTGCGCCCGACGGGCTCGCAAGCCGCAGCCGCGGCATGCCCAGTGAAAGCGATATCGCGTGGCTTCTGCGCCAGGTCGCCGACTTCACTGTCCGCGCTGGACGCTGGTCAGGACGTTTTCTCGTCAACGCCTTCCGCGAATCTACGCACCACTGGAAATTCTTCACGTTGCTAGGGGCACTCATCGTGTATCTTGTGTACCCCCCCTTCCGCGACGGCGTGAATCATGTCGTCGGCATGGCCTGGGACTTCGTCAAATCGTTAATGCCCTGA
- a CDS encoding ATP-dependent Clp protease ATP-binding subunit — protein sequence MVRVSISQEINAILDEAAALSANRRQHYVGVEHLFEAILEKPESLPQDFFLHYEGVLEQALSDIRQHPWPGNVPTPSSEPFFTPRAAQVAAMAGKLAEGMALSSASTGHLLLAILADPHSLPSRVFDASRLLRGPLLEDLRDYLRKSSDNASFNRRNSLRKDAAAGAPEKSAASGPAGSSVLALLTRDLTLDAREGRLDPVIGRERELFDLLQVLARRTKNNVLLVGDAGVGKTKLAEGLAIEVAAGKLDDVLFGYRVLELDVAGLLAGTQYRGAFEERLQGVLQEIATLQDVILFIDEIHLIMGAGSTDGDSIDMANLLKPALARGDLRCIGATTYEEYRRFIAKDPALERRFQMLRIEPLTEEATYAVLRSLQPALERHHEVTISKRAMRAAVRLSQRYMTDRQLPDKAIDALDQACARFRLKVVALRQRAKSEGLPPPKINKKVTPHEVRKVISRLTAVPIEEITAEDRRQLANLEHALRRRIIGQDAAIRKVVATVKKSRAGLSDPHRPDAVMLFVGPTGVGKTELAKALAELLFGSSNHLVTFDMSEYVEEHSVSKLLGAPPGYVGSEQEGRLISAIRNKPFSLLLFDEIEKAHPRVFDILLPVFDEGRLREGHRGEVSFKHCIIAMTSNVGAHILESPEASSDSLALLDALQKRFRPEFINRIDEIVPFYPLLFEDIRQILHISMRRLKTRLMEKNLRLHVYQGAYEYLAHQGHSAEFGARELQRTFDRLLVNPISDMILRDAFQPGDIIDVLVETDKLTIRKGTRSAPSRAHHS from the coding sequence GTGGTACGAGTTTCGATTTCCCAGGAGATAAACGCGATCCTGGACGAAGCAGCCGCGCTAAGTGCAAACCGGAGGCAGCACTATGTAGGCGTCGAGCATCTTTTCGAGGCCATACTCGAGAAACCCGAATCGTTGCCGCAGGACTTCTTTCTCCACTACGAGGGCGTGCTGGAGCAAGCGTTGTCGGATATTCGCCAGCACCCCTGGCCCGGCAACGTGCCAACGCCGTCATCGGAGCCGTTTTTCACTCCCCGCGCGGCGCAGGTTGCCGCAATGGCCGGAAAACTTGCGGAAGGCATGGCCCTTTCGTCCGCATCAACGGGGCATCTGCTGCTCGCCATCCTTGCCGACCCCCACTCCTTACCAAGCCGTGTATTTGATGCGTCGCGCCTTCTGCGCGGCCCGTTGCTCGAGGACCTGCGCGATTACCTGCGGAAGTCTTCAGACAATGCGTCCTTCAACCGACGGAACAGTCTCAGAAAGGACGCCGCGGCTGGCGCTCCCGAAAAATCAGCGGCGTCCGGCCCGGCAGGGTCGTCCGTGTTGGCTTTGCTGACCCGTGATTTGACTCTGGACGCGCGAGAAGGCCGGCTCGACCCGGTAATCGGCCGTGAACGGGAACTTTTTGACCTGCTCCAGGTCTTGGCTCGAAGAACCAAGAACAACGTGCTTCTGGTCGGAGACGCGGGGGTGGGAAAAACCAAGCTTGCCGAGGGCTTGGCCATCGAAGTGGCCGCCGGCAAACTCGATGACGTATTGTTTGGGTATCGGGTGCTCGAGCTGGATGTGGCGGGGCTTCTGGCGGGAACGCAGTATCGCGGCGCATTCGAAGAACGGTTGCAGGGAGTATTGCAGGAGATCGCCACGCTGCAGGACGTCATTCTTTTCATTGATGAGATTCACCTCATCATGGGGGCCGGGTCGACTGACGGCGATTCGATCGATATGGCGAACCTCCTCAAACCAGCGTTGGCCCGGGGCGACCTGCGGTGTATCGGCGCCACGACCTACGAGGAGTACCGCCGGTTCATCGCCAAAGACCCCGCCCTCGAGCGGCGCTTTCAGATGCTGCGGATCGAGCCGCTGACGGAGGAAGCAACCTATGCGGTTCTCCGCTCGCTTCAGCCGGCCCTCGAACGCCATCATGAGGTCACCATCAGCAAACGCGCCATGCGAGCGGCGGTGCGTCTGTCTCAGCGGTATATGACCGACCGGCAACTCCCCGACAAAGCCATTGACGCCCTGGACCAGGCCTGCGCGCGCTTCCGTCTCAAGGTGGTAGCCCTGCGGCAACGGGCAAAGTCGGAAGGGCTGCCCCCTCCCAAGATAAACAAGAAAGTCACGCCGCACGAGGTCAGGAAAGTGATCAGCCGCCTCACGGCCGTGCCCATCGAGGAAATCACGGCCGAGGACCGCCGCCAACTGGCAAATCTGGAACACGCTCTGAGGCGGCGCATCATCGGCCAGGACGCGGCGATCCGCAAAGTCGTCGCAACGGTCAAGAAGTCCCGCGCTGGGTTGTCCGATCCCCATCGTCCGGACGCGGTGATGCTGTTTGTGGGCCCGACGGGAGTTGGTAAGACGGAACTGGCCAAGGCTCTGGCTGAGCTTCTGTTCGGCTCATCGAACCATCTGGTCACCTTCGATATGTCGGAATATGTCGAAGAACATTCGGTTTCGAAGCTCCTGGGCGCGCCTCCCGGCTACGTGGGCAGCGAACAGGAGGGCCGCCTCATTTCGGCTATTCGCAACAAGCCGTTCTCGCTCCTGCTCTTTGATGAAATCGAGAAGGCCCATCCTCGCGTGTTTGATATCCTTCTGCCCGTATTCGACGAAGGACGGCTCCGCGAGGGCCACCGGGGCGAGGTCAGTTTCAAGCACTGCATCATTGCCATGACGTCCAACGTGGGGGCCCACATCCTCGAATCCCCCGAAGCCAGCTCGGACAGTCTGGCGCTGCTCGATGCTTTGCAGAAAAGGTTCCGTCCTGAATTCATCAACCGCATTGACGAAATCGTGCCGTTCTACCCGTTGTTGTTTGAGGATATCCGTCAGATTCTTCATATCTCGATGCGCAGGTTGAAAACCCGGTTGATGGAGAAGAACCTTCGGCTCCATGTGTACCAAGGCGCATACGAATATCTCGCGCACCAGGGGCACAGCGCCGAGTTTGGCGCCCGCGAACTCCAGCGCACGTTCGACCGCCTCCTGGTCAACCCTATCAGCGACATGATTCTGCGAGACGCCTTTCAGCCGGGCGACATCATTGACGTCCTGGTCGAGACCGACAAGCTGACCATCCGGAAGGGAACACGGTCGGCGCCGTCGAGGGCACATCACTCATGA
- a CDS encoding response regulator codes for MAIILIVEDDQRTADYLREHLSDAGHTCVSEPAGERSLEVAKENHCDLLILDIMLPGTSGFEVCRRFRRDPELYMMPIIMLTAMKGDEELHHGLAQGADDYIVKPFDINNLIHRMEALLRVSQDRGGEDPLVSMPAAGATKREVQRRVSLREKFAIAYAEVLHIREFARQYGEDCRSKAIRHLGRAIQQAGRNFPGEAFFCGHMGGGHFVCVLPPPKAKAYCDLVQHVWGQHLEHFYESTGHSQAYASAMRGESSIPLLDVLICLTVCDPKEVAAPHELFEVLSQLRAKAFAGCKGGVYVDRRGKTG; via the coding sequence GTGGCAATTATTCTTATTGTCGAAGATGATCAACGGACGGCGGATTATCTCCGGGAACACCTTTCGGATGCCGGACACACCTGCGTAAGCGAGCCGGCCGGCGAGAGATCTCTTGAGGTGGCCAAGGAAAACCACTGTGACCTGCTCATTCTAGATATCATGCTTCCGGGCACCTCAGGCTTCGAGGTCTGCCGGAGGTTTCGGCGCGATCCCGAGCTGTATATGATGCCGATTATCATGCTCACTGCTATGAAAGGCGATGAGGAGTTGCACCACGGGCTTGCCCAAGGCGCGGACGATTACATTGTAAAACCGTTTGACATCAACAACCTTATTCATCGCATGGAAGCCTTGCTGCGGGTAAGTCAGGACAGAGGCGGCGAAGATCCCCTCGTCAGTATGCCAGCGGCAGGCGCAACAAAGCGAGAAGTGCAGCGCCGCGTGAGCCTTCGCGAGAAATTCGCCATTGCCTATGCGGAGGTCCTTCACATCCGCGAGTTTGCGCGTCAGTACGGCGAGGACTGCCGTTCCAAAGCGATTCGTCATTTGGGCCGGGCCATTCAGCAAGCCGGACGCAATTTTCCGGGGGAAGCCTTCTTTTGCGGCCATATGGGCGGAGGGCATTTCGTATGCGTGTTGCCTCCGCCAAAGGCAAAAGCCTACTGTGACCTTGTGCAGCACGTGTGGGGTCAACATCTCGAACACTTCTACGAGAGTACCGGTCATAGCCAGGCGTATGCGTCCGCGATGCGTGGGGAGTCCAGCATTCCTCTTCTCGACGTGCTGATTTGCCTCACCGTTTGTGACCCCAAGGAGGTTGCTGCCCCCCATGAGCTTTTCGAGGTGCTCTCCCAGCTTCGAGCGAAAGCGTTTGCTGGCTGCAAAGGGGGGGTATACGTCGATCGCCGTGGCAAGACGGGCTGA
- a CDS encoding MBL fold metallo-hydrolase, translated as MRITSYGAASNVTGSKHLLEVNGHKILFDCGMFQGSRTESADRNRRLPFNPNELDAVVLSHAHIDHSGVLPMLARYGYRGRVFTTPATRDLCAIMLLDSAHIQEKDAQWLSKKHQSFIPPLYTDVDVREIMRRFISIPYDISLEVAPGVSVTFKDAGHVLGSSMLLVQFQENGKQRRFIYSGDIGRKNMPILKDPWEPDDADVVIMESTYGNRDHKPIETLDADLAETINRTHDRGGKLIVPTFALERAQEFVYALKRLEMANRIPEMPVFVDSPLTVNVTEVFRLHTDSFDDEIRNMMEESGDPFQLRHIEYIRDVQASIRLNGLKKPCIIISASGMCEFGRILHHLRNNVEDQRNTICIIGFQAKNTLGRRIVERQPEIKIFGLRHRLLADVKVFNALSAHAGRTELIDFGKRFNNRAEKVLLVHGETEAITALKTGLEAEGCTNIAVQEEAIPVEF; from the coding sequence ATGCGCATAACCTCCTATGGGGCGGCCTCCAATGTTACTGGCAGCAAACATCTCCTGGAAGTGAACGGACATAAGATTCTCTTTGACTGCGGCATGTTCCAAGGGAGCCGGACGGAGTCCGCGGACCGCAATCGGCGATTACCGTTCAATCCGAACGAACTGGACGCTGTGGTGCTGAGCCATGCGCATATCGACCACAGCGGCGTTTTGCCCATGCTGGCGCGTTACGGTTACCGGGGGCGGGTCTTCACCACGCCGGCAACGCGTGACCTATGCGCCATCATGTTGCTTGACAGCGCCCACATCCAGGAAAAGGATGCCCAATGGCTGTCGAAAAAGCACCAGAGTTTCATTCCCCCGCTCTATACGGACGTGGACGTCCGTGAGATCATGCGCCGGTTTATCAGCATCCCCTACGATATCAGTTTGGAGGTTGCCCCGGGTGTGTCCGTAACCTTCAAGGATGCCGGCCATGTTCTAGGGTCGTCCATGTTGCTGGTCCAATTCCAGGAGAACGGCAAGCAGCGGAGATTCATTTACTCGGGAGACATCGGGCGGAAGAACATGCCCATTCTCAAGGATCCCTGGGAACCGGATGATGCCGATGTCGTCATTATGGAAAGCACCTACGGCAACCGCGACCACAAACCCATCGAGACACTTGACGCCGATCTCGCCGAGACCATCAACCGCACGCATGACCGGGGAGGAAAACTCATCGTACCGACCTTCGCGCTGGAACGAGCGCAGGAATTCGTGTACGCATTGAAGCGCCTCGAGATGGCCAACCGCATCCCTGAGATGCCGGTTTTTGTGGACAGCCCCCTGACGGTCAACGTGACGGAAGTGTTCCGGCTACACACCGATTCCTTCGATGATGAGATAAGAAACATGATGGAGGAGTCGGGAGATCCGTTCCAGCTTCGCCACATCGAATACATCCGAGACGTGCAAGCTTCAATACGGCTCAACGGGCTGAAGAAACCATGCATCATCATTTCGGCATCTGGAATGTGCGAATTTGGCCGCATTCTCCATCATCTGCGCAACAACGTCGAGGATCAGCGTAACACCATTTGCATCATAGGTTTCCAGGCTAAGAACACGCTGGGGCGCCGAATCGTCGAACGTCAGCCGGAGATAAAGATCTTCGGACTCAGACACCGGCTTCTGGCCGATGTGAAGGTGTTCAACGCATTGAGTGCGCATGCTGGCCGAACCGAGTTGATCGATTTCGGAAAACGGTTTAACAACCGGGCGGAGAAGGTGTTGCTGGTGCACGGCGAAACCGAAGCGATCACCGCTCTTAAGACCGGACTCGAAGCGGAAGGCTGCACGAACATCGCGGTGCAAGAAGAGGCAATCCCCGTGGAATTCTAG